The Populus trichocarpa isolate Nisqually-1 chromosome 2, P.trichocarpa_v4.1, whole genome shotgun sequence genome has a window encoding:
- the LOC7471175 gene encoding transcription factor bHLH62: MESEYFFNAGVPPQALLFEPTSTSSSMPVWQSLSSPMEMQDNCSARRLFNSNWEKSTDHSPHFESSLSSMVSSPGVSNCNVSSESFMVRELIGNLGNIDNSNNPGEISPHSQPMLAASYITAANNSANTSCYTTPLNSPPKLNMPVMDQFSKEHLNIPSLGKPMGLNSSVAEFTADPGFAERAAKFSCFGSRSFNGRISQLGLNNAEMANGCNPLMGNGKLARVASSPLLKAVGSQKGNKSTPLQDRSELTNSQESSVSEQIPSGEAGLKASNELNSRKRKALSKGKAKQSASNPPASATKDAETDDNSNTKRIKPNEGEENENSPVKAEEEPKGSGDDIQNKANSRPPEPPKDYIHVRARRGQATDSHSLAERVRREKISERMKLLQDLVPGCNKVTGKALMLDEIINYVQSLQRQVEFLSMKLASVNTRLDFNMDTLISKDIFQSSQPLPHPIFPLDSSAPAAIFSHQQQQNPPLHSNISNGAVTHCSVDPLDTTGLCQTLNAQLPPLDGFTQNAHQYPTFCEDDLQTIVQMGYGQNPNLETFLPQNFHGSNQVSHMKIEL, encoded by the exons ATGGAGAGTGAGTACTTTTTCAATGCAGGAGTCCCTCCACAAGCATTGCTCTTTGAACCAACCTCAACCTCTTCATCGATGCCAGTTTGGCAATCCCTCTCATCTCCCATGGAAATGCAAGATAATTGCTCAGCCCGCCGCTTGTTCAATTCCAACTGGGAAAAGTCAACGGATCACAGTCCTCACTTTGAGTCTTCCCTGAGCTCAATGGTGTCCTCTCCAGGAGTATCAAACTGTAACGTGTCCAGTGAGAGCTTTATGGTCAGAGAACTGATAGGAAATCTAGGAAACATTGACAACAGCAACAACCCTGGTGAGATCTCACCGCATTCTCAGCCAATGTTGGCAGCTTCCTATATTACAGCTGCCAATAACAGTGCCAACACCTCATGCTATACTACTCCTTTGAATTCACCACCCAAGCTGAATATGCCTGTCATGGATCAATTTTCGAAAGAGCATTTGAATATCCCCAGTTTGGGAAAACCAATGGGTTTGAATTCCAGTGTGGCAGAATTCACAGCTGATCCGGGATTTGCCGAGAGAGCTGCAAAGTTCTCTTGCTTTGGCAGCAGGAGTTTCAATGGCAGAATCAGCCAGTTGGGGCTAAACAATGCTGAAATGGCTAATGGATGTAATCCATTGATGGGAAATGGCAAGTTGGCGCGTGTTGCGAGTAGTCCTTTACTCAAGGCAGTGGGATCTCAAAAGGGTAACAAGAGTACTCCATTGCAGGATCGATCCGAATTGACAAATTCTCAGGAGTCCTCTGTATCTGAACAAATTCCAAGTGGGGAGGCAGGTTTAAAGGCCTCCAATGAGTTAAATTccaggaaaagaaaagcacTTTCCAAGGGAAAAGCAAAACAATCAGCATCAAACCCACCAGCCAGTGCTACGAAG GATGCAGAAACTGATGATAATTCAAACACGAAAAGAATCAAGCCAAATGAAGGAGAAGAGAATGAAAATAGTCCTGTTAAAGCAGAGGAAGAGCCAAAGGGCAGCGGAGATGATATCCAAAACAAGGCCAATTCAAGGCCTCCTGAGCCTCCTAAGGACTACATTCATGTTAGAGCAAGGAGGGGTCAAGCAACTGATAGCCATAGCCTTGCTGAAAGA GTTCGAAGAGAGAAAATCAGTGAACGAATGAAGCTTCTCCAAGATCTTGTGCCTGGTTGCAATAAG GTCACAGGAAAAGCCCTTATGCTTGATGAAATCATAAATTACGTGCAGTCATTGCAACGGCAAGTTGag TTCCTCTCTATGAAGTTGGCTTCTGTGAATACCAGGCTGGATTTTAACATGGACACTCTCATTTCAAAAGAT ATTTTCCAATCAAGCCAACCATTGCCCCATCCAATATTTCCATTAGATTCCTCGGCACCGGCAGCAATATTTAGCCACCAACAGCAGCAAAATCCACCACTGCATAGCAATATTTCTAATGGGGCAGTGACCCACTGCTCTGTGGACCCATTAGATACCACTGGACTGTGCCAAACCCTCAATGCTCAGTTACCCCCGCTTGATGGATTTACCCAAAATGCTCATCAG TATCCAACATTCTGTGAAGATGACCTGCAGACCATTGTTCAGATGGGTTATGGCCAGAATCCAAACCTGGAAACATTTCTGCCACAAAATTTCCATG GTTCAAATCAAGTATCCCACATGAAAATCGAGCTCTAA